In Spirosoma sp. KUDC1026, the sequence CATGACCGAGCTACAAACCCTCTACGAAACCATCCTGGGCCGTAGTCTGGACCGGCGTAATTTTTACAAACAGATGATGAATTATAACGTACTGGACCGGCTCGAAAAGCGGCCTACTATTCCGTCCAGCAAAGCTCCGTACCTATACCGCTTTAATCAGAAACGATACGAACAGCTCCTGAGCGAAGAGAATTTCTCCGTTGGCTGAAGCCGAAAACCCCAACACAAATTACTGATTTACAGAACACTACCAGCATTGTAGTATTATTTGCAAACTAACCGGCACCTACAATTTTCAACTGTTTTCCCTTAGCGCTGTAATGTTTTCGTGGCTCAATCGTCTATGCTATTGACATGGACCTACTCGCTTTCAAGCAACGAATTCTGCCCGTTCAGAATCGACTCTTCCGGCTCGCTACGATGTTTCTGGGCAATCGGGAAGATGCCGAGGACGCGCTGCAGGACGTTTTGATGCGACTATGGTCAAACCGTCAGCAACTAGACACGTATCAGAGTGTGGAAGCCCTGGCTGTACAAATGACCAAAAACCTGTGCCTGGATCGGATGAAAGCCCACGGTCGGCAAAAAGCCGATAACCAGGCCGATTTGGGCAGCCTGGCCACGGAACAGCTATCGCCCCACCGACAGATCGAACTTGCCGACAGCGCCACGCAAATCCGGCGGCTGATTGACGAATTACCCGAGAATCAGAAACTCGTTCTCCACCTGCGCGACGTTGAGGAATATTCTTTTGAAGAAATTGAACAGGTAACCGGACTCTCGATCAATACCATCCGCGTTACGTTGTCCCGCGCCCGCCAGCGACTACGGGACGGCTATACCAGACTAAACGATTATGAAGCCAACTATTGAGGAGTTGCTGAACCGGTATTACGCCGGTGAGACAACCGTAGCTGAAGAGAACGTATTACGCGACTACTTTCGTTACCCTGAGCAAGTGCCGACTGAGTTACGTCAGCACGCCCCGCTGTTCAATCACTTCAGCGATGCCCAGGCGCAGCAGTCATCGACGGATTTGTTTGCCCCTCTGGAGCGTCAGGCAGCGAGACCCCGTGCAAAAATCCGGCAGCTAACCAGTTGGGGGTTGCGGCTGGCGGCTAGTGTGACGCTGTTACTGATTGGTTTTGCGGCTGGCTGGCTCTATAACCAACCAGACCCAGACCAGGAGGCCAGCGGTATGCCCGCACAGGCGACTTCGATCAAGAAAGTACTGGCGTTCGATGCCATGGCGCATACCTCGGCCAGCGACCGGATTCAGGCCGTCAACCAGAGCTATGAACTGGACCAGGCAGACCGGGAGATTACCCAGCTCCTGATCAATACGCTTAATTTCGACGCAAATGTTAACGTTCGGCTGGCCGCCTGCCAGGCACTCATGCACTACGAGAACGAAGAAGGCGTCCGCGAAGCCTTAATTCAATCGCTTCGGATTCAGAAAGATCCGAATGTGCAACTGACACTCATTGAGTCACTGGTGGCGATCAAAGAACGACGGGCCGCTACCGATATGCAGCGGCTGGCCCGCAACCAGCAGGTTCTCGACATTGTCCGGCTTAAGGCCCAGGAAGGCGCTGGCGTCCTGATGGCCTCGGCGCATTCATAAATCTTATCAACTAATTACGTACTATCATGAAAAAAGTGTTGCTGGCCGGCATCCTCTGCCTGGGTCACTGGTCGCTCTACGCCCAGGAATTTAAAACAAAACTCGCCCCTACCGGCAAGATTACCATCCAACTGGATGCCAGTAACCTGAAGATAGAAGGGTACAATGGCAGCGAGGTGATCATCCAGAGTTCAGCCAAGCTGGAAGCGCCACCAGAGCGCGCCAAAGGGCTGCGACCTCTCTACAACTCGGCCGTCGACAATACGGGACTTGGCCTGTCGGTAACCAGCGAGGGCGGAAACGTCCGGATTGAAAAAGCTTCCCGCAAAAGTTTACCCTATACGATTCGCGTCCCTCAGAAAGCCGCTATTCTGTACGAGCAGACCAACTGGACTACGGGCGATATTACGATTCAGAACGTAGAAGGCGACCTGGAGCTTCGCACCAACAACGTGGGACTCAATCTGGTGGACGTAACGGGTCCCGTCGTGGCCAACACGATCAGCGGAGAGATCAAAGTGGTCTACTCGTCCCTGAACCAGAGCAAGCCAACGGCCATGTCAACGGTTAACGGCGCTATTGATATTACCATGCCCGCATCAACCAGGGCGAATCTAAAACTAAGCTCCATTCACGGTGAGATGTACACGGATTTTGACCTGGGCATGACCAAAAAAGACGGCATGACGCGCATGGGTGGTGGTCACCAGATCAACGGGGCAACCAACGGCGGAGGTGTCGATCTACAGCTTAAAACGATCAACAGCGACATCTACATCCGTAAACAGAAATAAGCGCTCATCGCCTACCCTTTTCTCTCTATCACCATGAAAAACACTCTGCTTCTGTTGTTAATTTTCTTTCTGGCCAAACCGGTTTTTTCTCAGAAAGTCATCACTAAAACGTTGCCGTTGACGGCTGGACAGGCAGTCCACCTCAACCTGAAATTCGGCGATAATATCAAGGTCCGGTACTGGGACAAGGCGACCGTATCGGTGCAGATCACGGTAACGATCAACAACAACAAACTCAACGACGCCCTGCGGGTGGAAACCGGATCGACGGATCAAACCATTAGCGTAACGACTGATTTCGACAAGGAACTGATCAAGCAGGGGAAAGCGGAGGATTGCCCCGGCAGCAAATCGACCTGGCAGACCCGTAGCAACGGCGAATCCTATTCCGTTTGCAG encodes:
- a CDS encoding RNA polymerase sigma factor translates to MDLLAFKQRILPVQNRLFRLATMFLGNREDAEDALQDVLMRLWSNRQQLDTYQSVEALAVQMTKNLCLDRMKAHGRQKADNQADLGSLATEQLSPHRQIELADSATQIRRLIDELPENQKLVLHLRDVEEYSFEEIEQVTGLSINTIRVTLSRARQRLRDGYTRLNDYEANY
- a CDS encoding HEAT repeat domain-containing protein; the protein is MKPTIEELLNRYYAGETTVAEENVLRDYFRYPEQVPTELRQHAPLFNHFSDAQAQQSSTDLFAPLERQAARPRAKIRQLTSWGLRLAASVTLLLIGFAAGWLYNQPDPDQEASGMPAQATSIKKVLAFDAMAHTSASDRIQAVNQSYELDQADREITQLLINTLNFDANVNVRLAACQALMHYENEEGVREALIQSLRIQKDPNVQLTLIESLVAIKERRAATDMQRLARNQQVLDIVRLKAQEGAGVLMASAHS
- a CDS encoding DUF4097 family beta strand repeat-containing protein; the encoded protein is MKKVLLAGILCLGHWSLYAQEFKTKLAPTGKITIQLDASNLKIEGYNGSEVIIQSSAKLEAPPERAKGLRPLYNSAVDNTGLGLSVTSEGGNVRIEKASRKSLPYTIRVPQKAAILYEQTNWTTGDITIQNVEGDLELRTNNVGLNLVDVTGPVVANTISGEIKVVYSSLNQSKPTAMSTVNGAIDITMPASTRANLKLSSIHGEMYTDFDLGMTKKDGMTRMGGGHQINGATNGGGVDLQLKTINSDIYIRKQK